CCCCTCCTGTGGCGATGTATTCCCAGGCCGCACCTCCAACTTGAAGCCACTGCGGCGGATGTGCCTGGCGAAAAGTTCGGAGCGAGGTAACGATGGCAGGATTGACTCTAGCGTACAACTCATCAAATGGAGGTCTGGGCACTGGCCAGATGTAAACAGCGCTCAGCCCCGCCGCCATGAGCACCGGAATAATCCACTTCAGCCTTGAACGCATTGACTTTCTCCCCGACCCTTTCGCCTAACGGCTCGTGCTTCAGCCGCGACACCGAAGGCGGCACCGACTGGAGCGGTGGGTCATGCTGCCTGCTCCCGCAAACACTGCTCCCTTAGTTCGGTTAACGCACTGCATGTCTGCGCAGTGCTTATACGGGTGTTGGGTTTCAACCTGAAACGCGAACACACCGGAATGGTGAAGTGCTCCCCTATCCCTTTCCGATGAATGGCAAGATGAATCCCGTCTGAGCCGCGTAGTTCTCCCACTCGCTCCCAAACTTGCGAGCCAGGGCCTTCTCTTCCAGCTTCGCCCGATAGATTTCGCTGGGAAGAAACACGACAAATACACCGATTAGCCCCGGCTAGCTCCTGAGAGCAACAACAAGTGCCACAAGAGCAATCGTCATGCCAAGATATACCGGATGGGGAACAAAACGATAGGGCCCATCCCGCACCAGCACATCCAACCTCAGTTCTACTTCGCCCAGAAATGCACCTTTGATATGCACGGCGGCCCAAACGACCAGGATCATTCCCACGTACACGATAATCAATCCTGCAAGCTTCGCCACTCTTGTGGGAATTGGCAAACGCAATTCCTCCTAAGAAACTTATGAGAACGCCCCCCTGACCATGTGCGGTCGGGATTAAGCGCGAAACGCGTTCGATCCCTATACGGTCGTGTCTGAGGGGGCGAAACCGCGAAGTACGACATGCACTCCTCCACCCATTATTAGGCCCATAAGCCAAAAATTCAGGCCTCCTAGAAGGCGCACCATCACAGCCCACATTATAAATACTCCCAAGCTGGATAAAACCAATGCGTAGACAGCCGCCATTTATCAGAATCGGTCGTAGGTAGTGGCGGCCCATTTCCATAACCACGAAACCTATCCCCATGCCGATA
This is a stretch of genomic DNA from Blastocatellia bacterium. It encodes these proteins:
- a CDS encoding methyltransferase encodes the protein MAKLAGLIIVYVGMILVVWAAVHIKGAFLGEVELRLDVLVRDGPYRFVPHPVYLGMTIALVALVVALRS